In Oryctolagus cuniculus chromosome X, mOryCun1.1, whole genome shotgun sequence, a single window of DNA contains:
- the LOC108178745 gene encoding retrotransposon Gag-like protein 8C, giving the protein MDGRVQLIKALLALPIRPATRRWRNPIPFPETFDGDTDRLPEFIVQTGSYMFVDEKTFSSDALKVTFLITRLTGPALQWVIPYIKKDSPLLSDYRGFLAEMKRVFGWEEDEDF; this is encoded by the coding sequence ATGGACGGTCGGGTGCAGCTGATAaaggccctgctggccctgccgATCCGGCCGGCGACACGTCGCTGGAGGAACCCGATCCCCTTTCCCGAGACGTTTGACGGCGACACCGACCGGCTGCCGGAGTTCATCGTGCAGACGGGCTCCTACATGTTCGTGGACGAGAAGACGTTCTCCAGCGACGCGCTCAAGGTGACGTTCCTCATCACCCGCCTCACGGGGCCCGCCCTGCAGTGGGTGATCCCCTACATCAAGAAGGACAGTCCCCTCCTCAGTGATTACCGGGGCTTTCTGGCCGAGATGAAGCGCGTCTTTGGCTGGGAGGAGGACGAGGACTTCTAG